From the genome of Triticum aestivum cultivar Chinese Spring chromosome 3B, IWGSC CS RefSeq v2.1, whole genome shotgun sequence, one region includes:
- the LOC123066361 gene encoding uncharacterized protein isoform X3 → MAVEVDGTRKHGAVAFLDDPFEVLQAKRGRCSPSATAASVADLGINMEFDPVEAVQSVFPGADPQLLRGYLEASGNVLDAAIRSFRDYLASDSATTNAGASSSGVASDVHVMNTPANRTEWAKLIVKKMSSASDPNDARNRVFRILEMFDKCAANCSTPDEAHKMREMIIATILG, encoded by the exons atggcggtggaggtcgACGGCACCCGGAAGCACGGGGCAGTGGCCTTCCTGGACGACCCCTTCGAGGTGCTGCAGGCGAAGCGGGGCCGGTGCTCACCGTCCGCCACCGCGGCCTCGGTCGCCGACCTCGGCATCAACATGGAGTTCGACCCCGTCGAGGCGGTCCAGTCCGTCTTCCCCGGCGCCGATCCGCAG CTTCTGCGGGGCTATCTCGAAGCGTCCGGAAATGTCTTGGATGCTGCCATCAGAAGCTTCAGGGATTATTTGGCATCGGATTCAGCAACGACCAATGCTGGTGCCTCCTCATCTGGAG TGGCATCTGATGTGCACGTGATGAATACTCCAGCCAACAGGACTGAATGGGCGAAGCTAATTGTCAAGAAGATGTCGTCCGCTTCAGATCCGAATGACGCCAGGAATCGAGTCTTCAGGATACTTGAAATGTTCGACAAATGTGCCGCAAACTGCAGTACTCCTGATGAGGCGCATAAAATGCGTGAG ATGATTATAGCAACTATTTTGGGCTGA
- the LOC123066361 gene encoding uncharacterized protein isoform X1: MAVEVDGTRKHGAVAFLDDPFEVLQAKRGRCSPSATAASVADLGINMEFDPVEAVQSVFPGADPQLLRGYLEASGNVLDAAIRSFRDYLASDSATTNAGASSSGVASDVHVMNTPANRTEWAKLIVKKMSSASDPNDARNRVFRILEMFDKCAANCSTPDEAHKMREDRMDFWSILQICIMDYW, encoded by the exons atggcggtggaggtcgACGGCACCCGGAAGCACGGGGCAGTGGCCTTCCTGGACGACCCCTTCGAGGTGCTGCAGGCGAAGCGGGGCCGGTGCTCACCGTCCGCCACCGCGGCCTCGGTCGCCGACCTCGGCATCAACATGGAGTTCGACCCCGTCGAGGCGGTCCAGTCCGTCTTCCCCGGCGCCGATCCGCAG CTTCTGCGGGGCTATCTCGAAGCGTCCGGAAATGTCTTGGATGCTGCCATCAGAAGCTTCAGGGATTATTTGGCATCGGATTCAGCAACGACCAATGCTGGTGCCTCCTCATCTGGAG TGGCATCTGATGTGCACGTGATGAATACTCCAGCCAACAGGACTGAATGGGCGAAGCTAATTGTCAAGAAGATGTCGTCCGCTTCAGATCCGAATGACGCCAGGAATCGAGTCTTCAGGATACTTGAAATGTTCGACAAATGTGCCGCAAACTGCAGTACTCCTGATGAGGCGCATAAAATGCGTGAG GACCGAATGGATTTTTGGTCTATATTGCAAATATGTATAATGGATTATTGGTGA
- the LOC123066361 gene encoding uncharacterized protein isoform X2 — protein MAVEVDGTRKHGAVAFLDDPFEVLQAKRGRCSPSATAASVADLGINMEFDPVEAVQSVFPGADPQLLRGYLEASGNVLDAAIRSFRDYLASDSATTNAGASSSGVASDVHVMNTPANRTEWAKLIVKKMSSASDPNDARNRVFRILEMFDKCAANCSTPDEAHKMREDRMDFWSILQICIMDY, from the exons atggcggtggaggtcgACGGCACCCGGAAGCACGGGGCAGTGGCCTTCCTGGACGACCCCTTCGAGGTGCTGCAGGCGAAGCGGGGCCGGTGCTCACCGTCCGCCACCGCGGCCTCGGTCGCCGACCTCGGCATCAACATGGAGTTCGACCCCGTCGAGGCGGTCCAGTCCGTCTTCCCCGGCGCCGATCCGCAG CTTCTGCGGGGCTATCTCGAAGCGTCCGGAAATGTCTTGGATGCTGCCATCAGAAGCTTCAGGGATTATTTGGCATCGGATTCAGCAACGACCAATGCTGGTGCCTCCTCATCTGGAG TGGCATCTGATGTGCACGTGATGAATACTCCAGCCAACAGGACTGAATGGGCGAAGCTAATTGTCAAGAAGATGTCGTCCGCTTCAGATCCGAATGACGCCAGGAATCGAGTCTTCAGGATACTTGAAATGTTCGACAAATGTGCCGCAAACTGCAGTACTCCTGATGAGGCGCATAAAATGCGTGAG GACCGAATGGATTTTTGGTCTATATTGCAAATATGTATAATGGATTATTG A